A single genomic interval of Bos indicus isolate NIAB-ARS_2022 breed Sahiwal x Tharparkar chromosome 5, NIAB-ARS_B.indTharparkar_mat_pri_1.0, whole genome shotgun sequence harbors:
- the LOC109558353 gene encoding natural resistance-associated macrophage protein 2-like: MPDESASGDHGVSVSLGAINPALSNSSIPQSPEVYTEEPFTTYFDEKIAVPEEKHSCFSFRKLWAFTGPGFLMSIVDPGNIECDLQSGALAGFKLLWVVLFSTIMGLLLQSLAARLGVVTGLHLAEVCHRQYPRVPRILLWLMVELAIIGVDMQEVIGSAIAINLLSVGRIPLWGGVLITIADTLIFLFLDKYGLRKLEAFFGFLITIMALTFGYEYVTVKPSQTQVLQGMFLPSCSGCRTPQIIQAVAIVGAVITPHNIYLHSALVKSRQVDRANKQEVQEANKYFFIDSCIALFVSFIINIFVISVFAEAFFEKTNKQVVAVCKNSSSAHAHLFPDDNSTLTVDIYKGGVVLGCYFGPAALYIWAVGILAAGHSSTMTGTYSGQFVMEGFLNLKWSRFARVSLTRSIAIIPALLIAVFQDVEHLTGMNDFLNVLQSLQLPFALIPILTFTSLRPVMSEFANGLGWRIIGGIVVLVICFINMYFVVVYVQGLGHVALYVVAAVVSVAYLSFVFYLGWQCFIALGMSFLDCGHTHHLGLTVQPE, translated from the exons ATGCCAGATG AAAGTGCTTCTGGAGACCATGGGGTCTCTGTCAGTCTTGGTGCCATCAACCCTGCCCTCAGTAACTCCTCAATTCCACAGTCCCCCGAGGTATACACAGAGGAGCCCTTTACCACCTACTTTGATGAGAAGATCGCCGTTCCTGAGGAGAAG CACTCCTGTTTTAGCTTTCGCAAACTCTGGGCTTTCACGGGACCAGGATTTCTTATGAGCATTGTGGATCCAGGAAACATTGAATGTGATTTGCAGTCTGGAGCACTGGCTGGATTTAAG TTGCTCTGGGTTGTCCTGTTTTCCACCATCATGGGCCTCCTGCTGCAGAGCCTTGCAGCTCGACTGGGAGTGGTCACTGGGCTGCATCTGGCTGAAGTGTGTCACCGCCAGTATCCCAGG GTTCCACGAATCCTTCTGTGGCTGATGGTGGAGTTGGCTATCATTGGCGTAGATATGCAAGAAGTTATTGGCTCAGCTATTGCCATCAATCTCCTGTCTGTAGGAAG GATTCCTCTATGGGGTGGAGTTCTCATCACCATTGCAGATAcccttatatttctctttttggacAAATATG GTTTGCGGAAGCTAGAAGCGTTTTTTGGTTTTCTCATCACTATTATGGCCCTCACGTTTGGCTATGAG TATGTTACAGTGAAACCCAGCCAGACCCAGGTCCTCCAAGGCATGTTCCTGCCATCCTGTTCAGGCTGTCGTACGCCACAGATCATTCAGGCTGTGGCCATTGTGGGCGCCGTTATCACACCACACAACATATACCTGCATTCTGCCTTAGTCAAG TCCAGACAGGTAGACCGAGCCAATAAGCAGGAAGTTCAAGAAGCCAATAAGTACTTCTTCATTGATTCCTGCATTGCTCTCTTTGTTTCCTTTATCATCAACATCTTTGTCATCTCAGTGTTTGCCGAAGCATTTTTTGAGAAAACCAACAAGCAGGTG GTTGCGGTCTGTAAAAACAGCAGCAGTGCCCATGCTCACCTTTTCCCTGATGATAACTCAACACTGACTGTGGACATCTACAAAGGG GGTGTTGTGCTGGGGTGTTACTTCGGGCCTGCCGCTCTCTACATCTGGGCAGTGGGGATCCTGGCTGCAGGGCATAGCTCGACCATGACAGGAACCTATTCTGGCCAGTTTGTCATGGAG gGATTCCTGAACCTAAAGTGGTCACGCTTTGCCCGAGTGAGTCTGACCCGCTCTATTGCCATCATCCCCGCTCTGCTTATTGCTGTCTTCCAAGATGTGGAGCATCTAACAGGGATGAATGACTTCCTGAATGTTCTTCAGAGCTTACAA ctTCCCTTTGCTCTTATACCCATCCTCACATTTACGAGTTTGCGGCCTGTGATGAGCGAATTTGCCAATGGATT AGGCTGGAGGATCATAGGCGGTATTGTGGTCCTTGTCATCTGTTTCATCAACATGTACTTTGTCGTGGTTTATGTCCAGGGTCTAGGGCACGTGGCATTGTACGTGGTGGCTGCAGTGGTCAGCGTAGCTTATCTGAGCTTTGTGTTTTACTTG ggttGGCAGTGTTTCATTGCACTGGGCATGTCCTTCCTGGACTGTGGGCACACG CACCATCTGGGGTTGACAGTTCAACCTGAATGA